Proteins co-encoded in one Sinobacterium norvegicum genomic window:
- a CDS encoding alkene reductase has product MSSKLQSPVQFGRLSLKNRIIMAPMTRSRGGADGTATPLMAQYYGQRASAGMIISEGVQPSADGKGYMATPGIYTEAQIASWQPVTEAVHAKGGTMVMQIMHCGRVGHPDNKDPGAETVAPSAIKAEGEIFTPNGMKDFIEPRALTLSEIDVVIAQYRQATENAYAAGFDGVELHCTSGYLPAQFLATGSNQRQDQYGGSVENRSRFVVEVLAAMASVDGADRVGLRICPGHPFNGLFDAKPLETFQYFLSAISNMGLAYLHAIKSPIEEIDVIELATNYFKGPLIINDGFDQDSAENIITEQQVDAVSFGRFYISNPDLVKRFECDLPLAEMDFDTIYGGEAKGYSDYPEAV; this is encoded by the coding sequence ATGTCTAGCAAGTTGCAATCACCGGTACAGTTTGGCCGTTTATCGCTGAAAAACCGTATCATCATGGCCCCGATGACGCGATCACGTGGTGGTGCCGATGGCACTGCCACGCCGTTGATGGCACAGTATTATGGCCAGCGCGCCAGTGCCGGCATGATTATTAGCGAGGGCGTTCAACCGAGTGCCGACGGCAAGGGCTATATGGCAACACCGGGTATCTATACCGAGGCGCAGATTGCCAGTTGGCAGCCGGTTACCGAGGCTGTGCACGCCAAGGGCGGCACCATGGTGATGCAAATCATGCACTGCGGCCGTGTCGGTCACCCGGATAACAAAGACCCCGGTGCTGAGACTGTGGCACCGTCGGCAATCAAGGCTGAGGGTGAGATTTTCACCCCGAATGGCATGAAGGATTTTATCGAGCCGAGAGCACTGACACTAAGCGAGATCGACGTCGTTATAGCGCAATATCGTCAGGCCACCGAAAATGCCTATGCCGCCGGTTTTGACGGCGTTGAATTGCACTGTACCAGTGGCTATTTACCGGCACAGTTTCTCGCCACCGGCAGCAACCAGCGCCAGGACCAATACGGTGGCAGTGTCGAAAATCGCAGTCGTTTCGTGGTCGAGGTATTAGCGGCCATGGCCAGTGTCGATGGTGCCGACCGCGTCGGTCTACGCATCTGTCCAGGCCATCCGTTTAATGGTCTGTTCGATGCCAAGCCGCTCGAGACTTTTCAGTATTTCCTCAGCGCCATCAGTAACATGGGATTGGCCTATTTACACGCCATCAAGTCTCCTATTGAAGAGATTGACGTGATCGAGTTGGCCACCAACTATTTCAAGGGGCCGTTGATTATTAATGATGGATTTGATCAGGATTCGGCTGAAAATATAATTACAGAACAGCAAGTTGATGCGGTTTCTTTTGGTCGTTTCTATATTAGCAATCCAGACCTGGTCAAGCGTTTTGAATGCGACCTGCCACTGGCGGAGATGGATTTTGACACTATTTATGGTGGCGAGGCCAAGGGCTACAGCGATTATCCGGAAGCAGTCTAA